Proteins encoded within one genomic window of Aspergillus nidulans FGSC A4 chromosome VII:
- a CDS encoding casein kinase II (transcript_id=CADANIAT00008107) has product MARVYADVNKHMPRSYWDYDSVNISWGVLENYEVVRKIGRGKYSEVFEGINIVNYQKCVIKVLKPVKKKKIKREIKILQNLAGGPNVVALLDVVRDNQSKTPSLVFEYVNNTDFRTLYPRFSDYDVRFYIYELLKALDFCHSKGIMHRDVKPHNVMIDHEKRKLRLIDWGLAEFYHKGTEYNVRVASRYFKGPELLVDFQEYDYSLDMWSLGAMFASMIFRKEPFFHGNSNSDQLVKIAKVLGTEELFEYLDKYEIELDPQYDEILSRFPRKPWQSFVNAENQRFISDEAIDFLDKLLRYDHAERLTAQEAMAHPYFAQIRAEEAANRSTASS; this is encoded by the exons ATGGCGCGCGTCTACGCTGATGTCAATAAGCACATGCCACGGTCCTACTGGGACTATGACAGCGTGAACATTTCATGGGGCGTCCTGGAGAACTACGAGGTGGTCCGCAAAATCG GCCGCGGAAAGTACTCGGAAGTGTTTGAAGGAATCAACATTGTCAACTACCAGAAGTGTGTCATCAAGGTTCTAAAGCccgtcaagaagaagaagatcaagcgAGAGATCAAGATTCTCCAAAATCTGGCAGGTGGACCTAATGTGGTCGCGTTGCTTGATGTTGTTCGCGACAATCAGAGCAAGACCCCGAGTTTAGTTTTTGAATATGTCAATAATACCGACTTCCGTACGCTATACCCGCGCTTTTCTGACTATGATGTCCGCTTCTACATCTACGAACTTCTGAAAGCGTTGGATTTCTGCCACAGCAAGGGCATCATGCATCGCGATGTCAAGCCGCACAATGTCATGATCGATCATGAGAAGCGAAAG CTTCGCCTGATTGATTGGGGTCTAGCTGAATTCTACCACAAAGGCACGGAATATAACGTGCGAGTCGCCTCACGCTACTTCAAGGGCCCTGAATTGCTCGTGGATTTCCAAGAATATGACTACTCCCTGGACATGTGGTCGCTCGGTGCTATGTTTGCTTCGATGATCTTCCGCAAGGAGCCTTTCTTCCATGGCAACAGCAACTCCGATCAGTTGGTCAAGATCGCCAAAGTGCTTGGAACTGAGGAACTATTCGAGTATCTTGACAAATATGAGATCGAGCTTGATCCTCAGTACGACGAGATCCTTTCCCGCTTCCCTCGCAAGCCTTGGCAATCCTTTGTCAACGCGGAGAACCAGCGATTCATCAGTGATGAAGCGATAGACTTCTTGGACAAGCTACTTCGTTATGACCATGCA GAACGCCTCACCGCTCAGGAAGCCATGGCTCATCCTTATTTCGCACAAATCAGAGCCGAAGAGGCGGCTAATCGAAGTACTGCATCCTCATGA
- a CDS encoding ribonuclease P subunit p30 family protein (transcript_id=CADANIAT00008108): MYYDLNVPYSPGDPEISATLSFLAEPNLTTINGKLPPNPTPPPLPSDAPKDLTLLTRLNIPLSDPAQNQRLTSIAQAYDLVAVRPTNEKALLNACTNAECDIISLDLSIRHPYHFKFKMLSAAIARGIRFEICYGPGVTGSGLEARRNLIGNAMALIRAARGRGIIVSSEAKRALGVRAPFDVINLACVWGLSQELGKEAISAETRKVTALARLKRTSWRGIIDVVDGGQIPPASEAAASVAIVKDTGAKLNADNNGDNLKRKASTGPEPDADGPEKPLSKREMKRRAKKARLEAALAGTDDSPAT; this comes from the exons ATGTACTACGATCTGAACGTGCCTTATAGCCCGGGTGATCCTGAGATCTCTGCAACGCTAAGCTTTCTCGCCGAAC CTAACCTGACA ACTATCAACGGAAAACTCCCCCCAAACCCTACCCCGCCGCCGCTTCCCAGCGACGCCCCGAAAGACCTTACGCTCCTCACGCGCCTCAACATACCCCTCTCAGACCCCGCGCAGAATCAGCGCCTTACCAGTATAGCTCAGGCTTATGATCTGGTTGCCGTGCGCCCAACCAACGAGAAAGCGTTACTGAATGCATGCACCAATGCAGAATGCGACATCATTTCCTTAGACCTCTCAATCAGGCACCCTTATCACTTCAAGTTCAAGATGCTTTCTGCTGCTATCGCTCGCGGTATCCGCTTCGAAATATGCTACGGCCCAGGAGTCACAGGAAGCGGACTAGAAGCACGTCGAAATCTGATCGGCAACGCGATGGCCCTGATTCGCGCAGCCCGTGGTCGCGGAATCATTGTGTCGAGTGAGGCCAAAAGGGCATTAGGTGTCCGCGCTCCGTTCGATGTGATTAATCTGGCATGTGTATGGGGTTTGTCACAGGAGCTGGGCAAGGAGGCGATCAGCGCGGAAACAAGGAAAGTTACTGCTCTAGCCCGACTGAAGCGGACCAGCTGGCGCGGTATCATCGACGTTGTTGACGGTGGACAAATCCCTCCTGCTTCCGAAGCAGCTGCTTCTGTGGCCATTGTAAAGGATACAGGTGCTAAGCTAAACGCTGATAACAATGGCGACAATTTGAAAAGGAAGGCATCTACAGGCCCTGAGCCAGATGCGGATGGGCCCGAGAAGCCTCTTTCCAAGCGCGAGATGAAGCGTCGGGCCAAGAAGGCTCGGCTCGAAGCCGCTCTAGCAGGCACCGACGATTCTCCTGCAACGTGA
- a CDS encoding uncharacterized protein (transcript_id=CADANIAT00008109) translates to MTSTAPTNQQHPPSGPSSEFSGNQPPASSGADQSTHISTSGYAPSENQLAGLVEAATAAAGQDVSEWAAAAAVAAAAGAAGNQHHLDGYAPDIQLDEDGFDEGGYAGMTGARHYRGPGSTSGNEHGQSSGLARSGTKKRKRNEDALDPALAAASASLGQHHGQPQHQNQSQHHVHHASPYPGEGLEIRNTPPQTLADARAVGLHSAAALFRQTSTNKKYTRPPMSKMFTSLELSPENFLHLQAAAKAYMLDDRHPERRDCVGQRGKGDTEMVKLRLWNCVRHFLEVEGNGPRFFGEHVVNEGMPPRTYVWPRDQQKIISLVIPLLRRMVTNERQRQYAVETRKGGVEARRRRKTEDSIQDFRSASPPKFSSEDHLQMQADHQLPDGYSSTQHPLSASAPPPPHSEPSVQVTELGLTDLILDGYSTDLDSISKSYDSYNHNYELDNLWSLSGLHLGDWRGLVAAVDSHYQILHEGDYNCSGCCEDGNIGRILNSTSTADLRWRIGGDPARNEFASSITRDVSRVIRDNLAARQGAQNHTSLPQTQPIPPPLPFSHSSDLSNPNPPPAQSPLRLRINILQNGKRILPSYDLPATQGPDVTTVRQLVARKFAGELPGIPSDLNSDSNTWNASISWKFKVWLPEGLVLIENDGDWTLALLAAEKVDWLDGELKVLVEIEDENQ, encoded by the exons ATGACGTCTACCGCTCCGACAAACCAACAACATCCCCCATCCGGACCATCAAGCGAATTCTCTGGTAATCAACCACCCGCTTCATCCGGCGCAGACCAGAGTACACACATTTCAACGAGTGGATATGCGCCGAGCGAGAATCAgcttgctggcttggtaGAGGCCGCTACAGCTGCGGCCGGCCAAGACGTGTCGGAgtgggcagcggcagcagcagtcgcCGCAGCAGCTGGCGCCGCAGGGaatcaacatcatctggaCGGGTACGCGCCTGACATTCAATTGGACGAGGATGGCTTTGACGAGGGAGGCTATGCGGGCATGACTGGCGCCCGACATTATCGTGGACCTGGTTCAACGTCTGGCAATGAGCACGGTCAATCCTCGGGTTTGGCTCGATCggggacgaagaagagaaagagaaacgAGGATGCTCTTGATCCGGCTTTGGCTGCCGCAAGCGCGAGTCTCGGCCAGCATCACGGTCAACCGCAACATCAGAATCAAAGTCAACACCACGTCCACCATGCAAGCCCGTACCCAGGGGAGGGACTGGAAATTCGCAATACTCCGCCGCAAACGCTTGCGGATGCCCGCGCCGTTGGACTGCACTCCGCTGCAGCACTATTCCGTCAAACCTCAACCAACAAGAAGTATACTAGGCCTCCCATGTCGAAGATGTTCACTTCTCTGGAGCTATCGCCGGAAAATTTTCTACATTTACAAGCTGCGGCTAAAGCATACATGCTAGATGATAGGCATCCGGAGCGCCGTGACTGCGTAGGCCAGCGCGGGAAAGGAGATACAGAGATGGTCAAATTACGGTTATGGAACTGTGTCCGTCACTTCCTCGAGGTCGAGGGCAATGGCCCGCGATTCTTCGGTGAACATGTGGTCAACGAGGGTATGCCTCCTCGGACATACGTCTGGCCAAGGGACCAACAGAAAATCATCTCACTCGTTATTCCGTTGTTGAGGCGCATGGTCACAAACGAACGACAACGACAATACGCTGTCGAAACCAGGAAAGGTGGCGTGGAGGcacgaagaaggcgaaaaACAGAAGATAGTATCCAAGACTTCCGCAGTGCGAGTCCACCCAAGTTCTCATCCGAGGACCACCTTCAGATGCAGGCGGATCATCAGCTTCCCGATGGATATAGCTCAACTCAACACCCTCTATCAGCGTCTGCCCCGCCACCACCTCACAGTGAACCATCTGTGCAGGTCACAGAACTGGGCCTTACTGATCTTATCCTGGATGGTTATAGTACAGACTTGGATTCTATTTCAAAGTCGTATGATTCGTACAACCATAACTATGAACTTGATAACCTATGGTCTCTCTCGGGCCTACATTTAGGCGATTGGCGCGGTCTTGTGGCTGCAGTTGATAGCCACTATCAGATTCTTCACGAGGGAGACTATAATTGCAGCGGTTGTTGTGAAGACGGCAACATAGGACGCATTCTCAATTCGACTAGCACCGCAGATCTACGATGGCGTATTGGCGGCGACCCTGCCAGGAATGAGTT cgcaaGTAGCATCACCCGCGACGTCTCACGGGTTATCCGCGACAATCTAGCAGCTAGGCAAGGCGCTCAAAACCACACATCACTGCCCCAAACCCAGCCTATCCCACCGCCCCTTCCCTTTTCTCATTCATCCGACCTTTCAAACCCCAATCCCCCTCCCGCCCAATcgcctctccgcctccgcatcAACATTCTGCAAAACGGGAAGCGCATCCTCCCTTCCTATGACCTTCCCGCTACTCAGGGTCCAGACGTCACAACCGTGCGCCAGCTCGTAGCGCGCAAATTCGCCGGTGAACTTCCTGGTATCCCTTCAGACCTGAATTCGGACTCCAACACCTGGAACGCATCCATAAGCTGGAAATTTAAAGTTTGGCTACCGGAGGGGCTTGTTCTCATTGAGAATGATGGCGATTGGACGCTGGCGCTCCTTGCCGCGGAGAAGGTGGACTGGCTTGATGGCGAGCTGAAGGTTCTTGTTGAaattgaggatgagaatCAGTAG
- a CDS encoding DUF3431 domain-containing protein (transcript_id=CADANIAT00008110), with protein sequence MATTRRFVPLLGCGFFFFCLWGLFSLSRSWTQMKVSQAVGLGELVSTPSPTPSGYWNVTEGPKQPFAPRPQYVAGIARPDGHEYTKTLVIPRTTYEDTSWTEFEIPGWETAVYVVDDPSAPLHPPKNKGHEVMVYLSYIIEHYDELPEIIAFMHSHQFGWHNDDLLDGNAATILQRLRPERVIREGYMNLRCGWGPGCPDWLHPGTLEEDESKQEEILLARSWGEIFPDDPIPDVLAQPCCAQFAVSRERVHAIPRARFVFYRDWVLRTELSDYISGRIWEYLWHVIFTGQNVVCPKEHVCFCDGYGICFGGEDEYNAYRNMDSEREAWEDELKRWRSRAAVIESARRRGTLGEKSHLSVPEPGRDIELEELIARHGELKEELLLNATIRGQDAKARALEVGIW encoded by the coding sequence ATGGCGACAACGCGCCGCTTCGTTCCTCTTCTCGGctgcggcttcttctttttctgcttaTGGGGGCTATTTAGTCTGTCCAGATCATGGACGCAGATGAAAGTGTCGCAAGCCGTCGGCTTAGGCGAACTCGTTTCTACGCCGTCACCAACTCCGTCCGGGTACTGGAATGTCACTGAAGGACCAAAGCAACCGTTCGCGCCGCGTCCCCAATATGTCGCTGGGATTGCCAGACCAGATGGACATGAGTACACGAAGACGTTAGTGATACCTCGGACAACCTACGAAGATACCTCGTGGACGGAGTTTGAAATCCCCGGCTGGGAAACCGCTGTATACGTCGTTGACGACCCATCCGCGCCTCTGCATCCGCCGAAGAATAAAGGGCATGAGGTCATGGTCTATTTGAGTTACATCATTGAGCACTACGATGAACTTCCAGAAATAATTGCTTTCATGCACTCGCATCAATTTGGATGGCACAACGACGACCTTCTTGACGGGAACGCGGCAACCATTTTACAACGTTTGCGACCAGAGCGGGTCATCAGGGAAGGCTATATGAACTTGCGCTGTGGCTGGGGTCCTGGCTGTCCCGATTGGCTGCACCCCGGTactctggaggaggatgaatccaagcaggaagaaatacTACTTGCCAGATCCTGGGGCGAGATCTTTCCCGATGACCCTATCCCGGACGTGCTGGCGCAGCCGTGCTGTGCTCAGTTCGCCGTCTCGCGCGAACGAGTGCACGCTATTCCCCGGGCGCGCTTTGTCTTCTATCGAGATTGGGTTCTTCGCACAGAACTGAGCGATTACATCTCTGGTCGTATTTGGGAATATCTTTGGCATGTTATTTTTACAGGTCAGAATGTGGTCTGCCCGAAAGAGCATGTGTGCTTTTGCGATGGATATGGAATCTGTTTTGGTGGCGAGGACGAATATAACGCCTACCGAAACATGGACTCCGAACGCGAAGCTTGGGAAGATGAGCTTAAACGTTGGCGCAGTCGAGCGGCTGTGATCGAGTCTGCTCGGCGTCGCGGTACTCTTGGAGAGAAAAGTCACCTATCTGTTCCGGAACCGGGGCGAGACATTGAACTCGAGGAACTCATCGCGCGACATGGTGAGCTGAAAGAGGAGCTGTTGCTCAACGCTACCATACGCGGACAGGATGCCAAGGCGCGAGCCCTTGAGGTGGGGATTTGGTGA
- the hrdA gene encoding E3 ubiquitin-protein ligase HRD1 (transcript_id=CADANIAT00008111), translating to MRFAAYAGASVALATGVFLKALHQRANFYSACVYLSQSSANLMILTNVCLLAVGFLLFWLQRLLYGPLRPIETEQLYEKAWFAVTETCLAMTIFRGELGAWFLVMFVSLLVGKVWGWIGEGRVEFLEQQPPANPLLFHTRLVVSLLLSVMFDIFMLKYCIDTVLEQARPDMMVMFGFEFAVLTILSTSTAARYSISLVEIYINRQQMKARIEERRQEIRAAREQALAEHAATEDQTANLDLPDENDINELELDIPGWEEKGRWVFYLDLLTDFLKLTVYLTFFAILFTFYGLPIHILRDVVVTIRSFGRRIMDFARYRNATRDMNDRYPDASAEEVAREEVCIICREEMTHWQPGDRPVSRVSERLRPKKLPCGHILHFSCLRSWLERQQNCPTCRRPVIAPPRNQGPAGVNMGQGNGGAGQQQNMPPGNQPVNQNPPADGLPRARIYQFGPFRIGFGAGRGDLFNNLHQQIHQGNGPWQPGMNPNPAGARQIGFGFGFGRPPLQQAPAPAAPAATQPVPTPTSNLPNLQNQLLQMEQQIANEINGLRIAADQLNLVRLLQTELQRLRTLQSQPLNNQTNIPQNPSPSIPSISPTTTRPRIVSNPETAPMGAGDPRLPDGLTLPQGWTLVPLHSVQPGLSASSNVAANASSSEAEHSAPPSEGMLNSQVPTDTESQRPSDRSDAATSGSSGLPNWQSSPFSHSAADSTGAISQQSENLSSEAGLRAPLAPSKTEQVETPLSEHGAETRIETQTSDSRSKGKERVATVEDAADDET from the exons ATGAGATTCGCTGCCTATGCTGGG GCCTCGGTGGCTCTAGCAACAGGTGTATTCTTGAAAGCACTTCACCAGAGGGCAAATTTCTATTCCGCTTGCGTGTATCTTTCCCAGAGTAGCGCCAATCTCATG ATCTTGACAAATGTTTGTCTTCTGGCTGTCggtttcctgctcttctggctTCAGCGCCTTCTCTACGGCCCCCTTCGACCTATTGAGACCGAGCAACTTTACGAGAAGGCGTGGTTCGCGGTGACGGAAACATGCTTGGCTATGACAATATTCCGCGGAGAGCTTGGGGCCTGGTTCCTGGTCATGTTTGTGTCCTTGCTTGTTGGGAAGGTATGGGGCTGGATTGGGGAGGGCCGCGTGGAGTTTCTCGAACAGCAACCCCCAGCGAACCCCCTCTTGTTTCATACCAGGCTGGTAGTCTCCTTACTTTTATCGGTGATGTTTGACATCTTCATGCTGAAATATTGCATCGATACGGTCCTTGAACAAGCCCGCCCGGATATGATGGTCATGTTCGGCTTCGAATTTGCTGTTCTCACAATCCTCTCGACCTCCACTGCTGCCAGGTATTCGATTTCGCTTGTGGAGATATATATCAATCGCCAGCAGATGAAGGCTCGCATTGAGGAGCGGCGCCAGGAGATTAGAGCTGCTCGCGAGCAGGCCCTGGCGGAGCACGCAGCGACAGAAGATCAAACCGCAAACCTTGATTTACCCGATGAAAACGACATCAATGAGTTGGAGCTCGATATCCCAGGTTGGGAAGAAAAGGGCCGCTGGGTCTTCTATCTAGATCTACTCACCGACTTCCTTAAGCTCACCGTTTATCTGACTTTCTTCGCTATTCTATTTACGTTTTACGGTTTACCCATTCATATTCTCCGGGATGTTGTGGTTACGATTCGCTCATTCGGACGGCGAATTATGGACTTTGCTCGATACCGAAACGCCACACGTGATATGAACGACAGATATCCTGACGCGAGTGCTGAGGAGGTCGCGAGAGAAGAGGTCTGTATCATTTGCCGGGAGGAGATGACCCATTGGCAACCCGGAGACAGACCAGTTTCTCGAGTTTCGGAAAGGTTACGCCCCAAGAAACTCCCGTGCGGCCACATTTTACATTTCTCTTGCCTTCGAAGCTGGCTTGAAAGACAGCAGAATTGTCCCACATGTAGACGACCGGTCATTGCGCCTCCACGTAACCAAGGACCTGCTGGGGTCAATATGGGACAAGGAAACGGTGGTGctggtcagcagcagaatatgCCTCCCGGAAATCAGCCAGTCAACCAAAACCCCCCAGCAGATGGCCTTCCTAGGGCTCGAATTTACCAATTCGGTCCATTTAGGATCGGATTTGGCGCGGGAAGAGGGGATCTCTTCAACAATCTGCATCAACAGATTCATCAGGGCAACGGTCCTTGGCAGCCAGGTATGAATCCTAACCCTGCTGGCGCCAGACAAATTGGCTTTGGGTTCGGCTTCGGACGGCCTCCGCTGCAACAAGCGCCTGCACCGGCTGCACCAGCTGCAACCCAGCCGGTCCCGACGCCCACTTCGAACCTGCCCAACCTGCAAAACCAACTCCTGCAGATGGAGCAACAAATTGCGAACGAGATCAATGGCCTGCGCATCGCTGCGGATCAGCTGAACCTCGTTAGATTACTGCAGACAGAGCTCCAACGCCTTCGTACTTTGCAATCGCAACCATTAAACAACCAGACTAACATTCCGCAAAATCCCTCTCCATCAATACCTTCAATATCCCCTACAACTACACGCCCTCGAATTGTCTCTAACCCGGAAACGGCGCCTATGGGAGCTGGTGACCCTCGTCTACCAGATGGACTGACACTTCCCCAAGGCTGGACCCTGGTTCCCCTCCACTCTGTACAACCAGGACTGAGCGCATCCTCGAATGTTGCCGCaaatgcttcttcatcggagGCTGAACATAGTGCTCCACCATCTGAAGGGATGCTCAACTCCCAGGTACCCACTGACACTGAGAGTCAGAGACCGAGTGATAGGAGCGATGCCGCCACCTCCGGGAGTTCAGGTTTACCAAACTGGCAGTCAAGCCCCTTCTCGCACTCAGCTGCAGACAGCACCGGAGCTATTTCCCAACAGTCAGAGAACCTCAGTTCGGAGGCTGGACTGAGGGCGCCTCTGGCTCCCTCGAAGACTGAGCAAGTTGAGACTCCACTTTCCGAGCACGGCGCAGAGACTAGGATTGAAACCCAGACTTCGGATTCAAGATCCAAAGGGAAGGAGCGGGTAGCCACGGTAGAAGACGCAGCGGACGATGAGACATGA
- a CDS encoding putative MFS transporter (transcript_id=CADANIAT00008112) → MASQRSMFSASRIQVSTYLLAVCPFSIAFLVFINSSISFVVTDLIGLHEGEGDAVGTLGFADELLALAACPLWGVLSDRIGVRQICTAGYTIIAVALILFVQARNVYPQLLLGRLLFSIGGAAVSTMVTAILPAVTGRSPRTELEEEPEPRTIVAPSSRLAGFVGTCAGCGALISLVVLLPLPAQFQQWGLSPAKSIQYSYYTAAALALVVSGCCFVGLRNLPGEDGKAWTSLWSPLRTEPRSFEPRKNFYSTLLSRFPYLKQFGSAIKLGLRNRDILIGYIGGFVARASSVGISLFIPLFVNSYYHKTGLCDGQSAEGANPGDIKRSCPKAYVLASILTGVSQLIALIAAPAFGYLSEKPRRYHLPLIVACLAGVVGYLLLALAPSPEFKGERGNPGIFVVMALVGISQIGAIVCSLSVLSNGILSLTNSVEAAETVAGNSRAPTTGPQFDEQQPLLAADRKQPQPSDLKGSIAGIYSLFGGAGILLLTKLGGILFDVLSSDAPFYIMAGFNGVLMIACVVSGLIITLEASQ, encoded by the exons ATGGCGTCCCAGAGATCTATGTTTAGTGCTAGCCGCATCCAGGTCTCCACCTACTTGCTGGCTGTCTGTCCTTTCTCAATTGCTTTCCTGGTCTTCATCAATTCATCCATTTCCTTCGTTGTCACAGACTTGATAGGTCTTCATGAAGGGGAGGGCGATGCTGTCGGGACCCTCGGCTTCGCTGATGAGCTACTTGCCTTGGCCGCCTGTCCCTTGTGGGGTGTACTCTCAGACCGTATTGGTGTCCGCCAG ATATGCACCGCCGGTTACACCATCATCGCTGTCGCCTTGATCCTCTTTGTCCAGGCTAGAAATGTTTACcctcagcttcttctgggtAGACTACTATTCAGCATAGGCGGCGCCGCGGTTTCAACAATGGTCACAGCCATCCTACCAGCAGTTACTGGACGTAGCCCCAGGActgagcttgaagaagaaccagagccAAGGACCATCGTAGCTCCCTCATCGAGACTCGCCGGTTTCGTTGGCACGTGCGCCGGGTGTGGTGCCTTGATATCCCTTGTGGTTCTCCTCCCCTTGCCAGCTCAATTTCAACAGTGGGGACTCTCTCCCGCGAAATCTATCCAGTATAGTTACTACACGGCGGCTGCGTTGGCTCTTGTGGTCAGTGGTTGTTGCTTCGTCGGACTTAGAAATCTTCCTGGCGAAGACGGCAAGGCATGGACGTCACTTTGGTCACCTTTGCGGACCGAGCCTCGATCTTTCGAACCCAGAAAGAACTTTTATTCCACGTTATTGTCCCGGTTTCCATATCTGAAACAATTTGGCTCTGCAATCAAGCTAGGACTTCGCAACCGCGACATCCTTATCGGTTATATTGGGGGGTTCGTAGCTCGAGCCTCCTCTGTCGGCATATCGCTATTTATCCCCCTGTTTGTGAATAGCTATTATCACAAGACAGGCCTTTGTGATGGACAATCTGCGGAAGGAGCCAACCCTGGGGATATCAAGCGGTCCTGTCCAAAGGCCTACGTGCTCGCTTCCATTTTGACCGGGGTGTCTCAGCTTATAGCGCTTATTGCAGCTCCAGCCTTCGGTTACTTATCGGAAAAGCCTCGACGGTATCATTTACCGCTTATCGTGGCCTGCCTTGCTGGAGTCGTGGGCTATCTGTTGCTCGCGCTCGCGCCCAGTCCCGAATTCAAAGGCGAAAGAGGGAACCCTGGAATATTTGTAGTGATGGCTTTAGTTGGGATTAGCCAAATTGGTGCCATTGTGTGTAGTTTGTCGGTGCTGAGCAACGGTATCTTGAGCTTGACCAATTCAGTCGAGGCAGCAGAGACTGTAGCAGGCAACAGCCGGGCCCCGACCACTGGTCCCCAATTCGACGAACAACAGCCCttgctggctgctgaccgaaaacagccgcagccctCGGACTTGAAGGGCTCAATCGCAGGAATATATTCTCTATTTGGAGGGGCGGGGATCTTGTTGCTCACCAAGCTTGGAGGGATACTGTTCGATGTTTTGTCTTCAGACGCCCCTTTCTACATCATGGCAGGATTCAACGGTGTGCTGATGATTGCCTGCGTCGTTAGCGGTCTGATCATCACCTTGGAAGCGAGTCAGTAG